A DNA window from Mycolicibacter hiberniae contains the following coding sequences:
- a CDS encoding arylsulfatase produces MSQLQRPPQDAPNVVVILLDDLGFAQFGCYGSDISTPTIDRLAAGGLRYNRFHVTALCSPTRAALLTGRNHHAVGMGFLADLPTTHPGYTAHIPRSAATLPRILRDAGWSTLATGKWHLVPRGERGPAGPFDQWPLGLGFDRYYGFLRGDANQWAPVLVRDNSFVEPPARPDEGYHLTEDLADEAIRMILGQQASAPGKPFFLYFTPGAMHSPHHVERSWADAYAGRFDQGWDRWRDQLFARQVASGVIPATTTLTPRPSWVPAWDTLSADERRLYARMHEVYAGFLSHTDAQIGRVVDVLERIGVLDNTLILLLSDNGASAEGGVSGTVNEHRFTHRIRDDLAENLAQLDDWGGHRNYPHYAWGWAWAGNTPFRLWKRYTWLGGTRVPFIAHWPRGISEGGGVRGQFAHAIDVLPTVLDACGLTAPDSVDGIPQQPIQGASLLPSFTDPAAPNPRSVQYFEMMGSRAIFADGWKATTDHVSFGVMDEDELLPGSRDFDTDQWSLFRLDEDFSEFHDLADQHPDVLEQLKQQWSDEAAANNVLPLLDSLIGRLSAAAQPQYPIGLKATLYPQAGPVLDEALPMVAGGGHLLADVDVPQDTPSGVLFAIGDRNGGLAAYVIDGTLRVAVALPSGLLQLRSEQQLPTGRHLVGCVLRLVDGGAAVDAVVDGTVVATAQADHGLPFIWQHGGTHLTLGYDRGLPVADDYQPPFAWNGTLHAVHVQAGQAELDQIEALRIALQSD; encoded by the coding sequence ATGAGCCAGCTACAGCGCCCGCCGCAGGACGCACCCAACGTCGTGGTGATCCTGCTCGACGACCTCGGCTTTGCCCAATTCGGCTGCTACGGATCGGATATCTCGACACCGACGATCGATCGTCTGGCCGCCGGCGGCCTGCGCTACAACCGGTTTCACGTAACGGCCCTGTGTTCGCCGACTCGTGCCGCGCTGTTGACCGGCCGCAACCACCACGCGGTCGGGATGGGGTTCCTCGCAGACCTGCCCACCACGCATCCGGGCTACACCGCGCACATTCCCCGCTCGGCGGCCACCCTGCCGCGGATCCTGCGTGACGCGGGATGGAGCACCCTGGCTACCGGCAAGTGGCATCTGGTGCCACGCGGTGAACGTGGCCCGGCAGGGCCTTTCGACCAATGGCCGCTGGGATTGGGTTTCGACCGCTACTACGGTTTTCTGCGGGGCGACGCCAATCAATGGGCACCCGTACTGGTCCGCGACAATTCGTTCGTCGAGCCGCCGGCCCGGCCCGATGAGGGCTATCACCTGACCGAAGACCTTGCCGACGAAGCGATCCGCATGATCCTCGGTCAACAGGCCAGCGCCCCCGGCAAACCCTTCTTCCTCTACTTCACCCCGGGTGCCATGCACTCGCCGCATCACGTGGAGCGCTCCTGGGCAGACGCCTACGCCGGCAGGTTCGACCAGGGATGGGATCGCTGGCGCGACCAGCTGTTCGCCCGGCAAGTGGCGTCCGGAGTCATCCCGGCCACCACGACGTTGACGCCGCGGCCGTCCTGGGTTCCCGCCTGGGACACCCTCAGCGCCGACGAGCGCCGGCTCTATGCCCGCATGCACGAGGTCTACGCCGGCTTCCTCAGCCACACCGACGCGCAGATCGGCCGTGTGGTCGATGTCCTCGAACGAATCGGGGTGCTCGACAACACCCTGATCCTGTTGCTGTCCGACAACGGCGCCAGTGCCGAGGGCGGCGTCTCCGGAACGGTCAACGAGCACCGGTTCACCCACCGGATCCGTGACGACCTCGCCGAGAACCTCGCGCAACTCGACGACTGGGGCGGGCACCGCAACTACCCGCACTACGCATGGGGATGGGCCTGGGCCGGCAATACGCCGTTTCGGCTGTGGAAGCGCTACACCTGGCTCGGTGGTACGCGCGTGCCGTTCATCGCCCACTGGCCCCGGGGCATCAGTGAGGGCGGCGGCGTGCGTGGGCAGTTCGCCCACGCGATCGACGTCCTGCCGACCGTGCTGGACGCCTGCGGCCTCACCGCCCCGGACTCCGTGGACGGCATCCCCCAACAGCCCATTCAGGGCGCCAGTCTCCTGCCTTCGTTCACCGATCCTGCTGCACCCAACCCGCGTTCGGTGCAGTACTTCGAGATGATGGGGTCGCGGGCGATCTTCGCCGACGGCTGGAAAGCCACCACCGACCACGTGTCGTTCGGCGTCATGGATGAAGACGAACTGCTTCCCGGCAGCCGCGACTTCGACACCGACCAGTGGTCGCTGTTCCGCCTCGACGAGGACTTCTCGGAGTTCCACGATCTGGCCGACCAGCATCCCGACGTCCTCGAGCAGCTCAAGCAGCAATGGTCGGATGAGGCGGCGGCCAACAATGTGCTTCCGCTGCTGGACTCCCTGATCGGGCGGCTTTCGGCCGCGGCACAGCCGCAGTACCCGATAGGACTCAAAGCCACGTTGTATCCGCAGGCCGGCCCTGTTCTCGACGAGGCACTGCCGATGGTGGCAGGCGGCGGACACCTCCTCGCCGATGTGGACGTGCCGCAGGACACGCCCAGCGGGGTCCTGTTCGCCATCGGCGATCGCAACGGCGGCCTGGCCGCCTACGTCATCGACGGAACGCTCCGTGTCGCCGTCGCACTGCCCAGTGGACTTCTGCAGCTGCGGTCAGAGCAGCAACTGCCGACGGGACGCCACCTTGTCGGTTGCGTACTGCGCCTGGTGGACGGCGGAGCCGCTGTGGACGCGGTGGTCGACGGCACCGTCGTCGCGACCGCCCAGGCAGACCATGGGCTGCCGTTCATCTGGCAGCACGGCGGCACGCACCTGACCCTCGGCTACGACCGCGGCCTGCCGGTGGCCGACGATTACCAGCCACCGTTTGCCTGGAACGGGACGTTGCATGCCGTCCACGTACAGGCCGGCCAAGCCGAACTCGACCAGATCGAGGCGCTGCGCATCGCACTGCAGTCCGACTAG
- the eccE gene encoding type VII secretion protein EccE, with translation MSTHRSSSPGTGRITLVLFVAVAAATAYPWQTARERWVLGIGLAVVAVALARRRGLPVTTLLRRWATIKRPKRGVRRARRPGTEARVTALLAVAAPAEDPDLLPLPLIAGYLDRYGLHADAIRVTSRDVGDHAGTRERATWIGLTFSAVDNLAALQARSPEIPLHQTAAVAARRLADHLREAGWVATPVEPDDIPRLDAAGSRETWHAVVQENGDHLAAYRVTSGQDVSDLLSKVWAYPTPETWTVLEISGSGDEQTLALATAFRTGAPPSPGGPLSGLGPQVGNHRASLAALHPSSGQRLDGHAAAGAQWLSPLRWPSTTAQRLAADAAAS, from the coding sequence GTGAGTACGCACCGATCATCGTCGCCGGGAACCGGGCGGATCACGCTGGTGCTGTTCGTGGCGGTCGCCGCTGCGACGGCGTACCCCTGGCAGACGGCGCGCGAGCGCTGGGTGCTCGGCATCGGCCTGGCCGTGGTGGCCGTGGCCTTGGCTCGCCGGCGCGGGCTGCCGGTGACCACGCTTCTCCGGCGCTGGGCAACGATCAAACGTCCGAAACGCGGCGTACGCAGAGCGCGCAGACCGGGCACCGAAGCCCGGGTCACCGCGCTGCTGGCCGTCGCGGCGCCGGCGGAGGACCCCGACCTGCTTCCCTTGCCGCTGATCGCCGGCTACCTGGACCGTTACGGCCTGCACGCGGACGCGATCCGGGTGACCAGCCGAGACGTTGGGGACCACGCCGGCACCCGGGAGCGCGCCACGTGGATCGGGCTGACCTTTTCGGCCGTCGACAATCTCGCTGCGCTGCAGGCACGTTCACCGGAAATACCGTTGCACCAGACCGCCGCCGTCGCGGCGCGCCGCCTGGCCGATCATCTCCGTGAAGCCGGTTGGGTGGCCACCCCTGTCGAGCCCGACGACATTCCACGACTGGATGCCGCGGGCTCGCGTGAGACCTGGCACGCCGTTGTTCAGGAAAACGGGGATCACCTTGCCGCGTATCGTGTTACATCCGGCCAGGATGTATCGGATCTGCTCTCGAAGGTTTGGGCATACCCGACGCCCGAGACATGGACGGTACTGGAGATCTCAGGATCCGGCGATGAGCAGACGCTGGCGCTGGCCACCGCATTCCGTACCGGCGCCCCGCCGAGCCCCGGTGGGCCGCTGTCGGGGCTGGGGCCCCAAGTCGGAAACCACCGGGCGTCGCTGGCAGCGCTGCACCCGTCATCGGGCCAGCGGCTCGACGGCCACGCCGCCGCGGGCGCGCAGTGGTTGAGCCCGCTTCGTTGGCCCAGCACTACCGCGCAGCGCCTTGCGGCCGATGCCGCAGCCAGCTAG
- the mycP gene encoding type VII secretion-associated serine protease mycosin codes for MSPSGPVWGVSRAVRLAGLAGVLVAALWTAPPVMAITPPTIDAGAVPPSGTPGPVQATRQNSECSTTEIIGGGDLTDATAGLRQLDLPAAWQFSRGEGQTVAIIDTGVRLGPRLPAVEPGGDYVGTTDGLTDCDGHGTLIAGLVAGQPGDDGFAGVAPAARLVSLRAASAKFSPAAASGDPELAQAAFDVAALSRAIVHAADLGARVIAVSAVHCLAADRDIDQTELGAAIRYAVVDKDAVVVAAAGDSGATGSAPGAAGCQSNALTDLSRPEDPRGWSSVTSVSIPSSWQPYVLSVGSVAPNGQPSAFTMAGPWVGVAAPGENIVSVSNRDDGGLANGLPGPRQKPVPLSGTGYASGYVAGVAALIRSRYPELNAAQVIHRITATARDTARAPSNLLGAGTVDPVAALTWHLPAGSVPNTEPVKRVAAPPQPAPKDRTPQLVAFGGITVLGLAVGAAAITARRRKETTL; via the coding sequence ATGAGCCCTTCGGGCCCGGTATGGGGGGTGTCGAGGGCGGTCCGATTGGCCGGGCTTGCCGGAGTCCTCGTCGCGGCGCTGTGGACAGCCCCGCCGGTCATGGCGATCACCCCGCCGACCATTGATGCCGGCGCAGTACCGCCGAGCGGGACTCCGGGTCCCGTGCAGGCCACCCGGCAGAACAGCGAGTGCAGCACTACCGAGATCATCGGCGGAGGTGATCTCACAGATGCCACCGCTGGGCTGCGCCAACTCGATCTGCCGGCGGCGTGGCAGTTCTCTCGGGGTGAGGGCCAGACAGTGGCCATTATCGACACCGGCGTACGGCTCGGGCCGCGGCTGCCGGCCGTCGAGCCGGGAGGGGACTATGTCGGTACCACCGACGGCCTCACCGATTGCGACGGACACGGAACACTGATCGCCGGACTCGTAGCCGGACAACCCGGCGACGACGGCTTCGCCGGTGTCGCGCCCGCGGCACGGCTGGTCTCGCTCCGCGCCGCGTCGGCCAAGTTCAGCCCGGCTGCAGCGAGTGGCGACCCCGAGTTGGCCCAGGCAGCTTTCGATGTGGCGGCGCTGAGCCGGGCGATCGTGCACGCCGCGGACCTGGGTGCGCGGGTGATCGCCGTCTCGGCAGTGCACTGCTTGGCCGCTGACCGCGACATCGACCAGACCGAACTGGGTGCGGCGATCCGCTATGCGGTGGTCGACAAAGACGCTGTCGTGGTCGCCGCAGCCGGTGACAGCGGCGCTACCGGGTCGGCCCCGGGTGCCGCGGGTTGCCAGTCCAACGCGCTGACCGATCTGAGTCGGCCGGAAGACCCGCGTGGATGGTCGAGCGTCACCTCGGTGTCGATCCCGTCGTCCTGGCAGCCCTATGTGCTGTCGGTGGGATCGGTGGCCCCCAACGGCCAGCCCTCCGCATTCACCATGGCCGGCCCGTGGGTCGGTGTCGCCGCGCCGGGGGAGAACATCGTCTCCGTGAGCAACCGCGACGACGGTGGCCTGGCCAACGGGCTGCCCGGTCCTCGGCAGAAACCGGTGCCGCTCAGCGGAACCGGGTACGCGTCCGGATACGTGGCCGGTGTCGCGGCGCTGATCCGGAGCAGGTACCCGGAGCTGAACGCAGCGCAGGTGATTCACCGGATCACCGCCACCGCGCGAGACACGGCTCGCGCGCCGTCCAACCTGCTCGGTGCCGGAACTGTTGACCCCGTCGCCGCGCTGACATGGCACCTGCCCGCCGGATCCGTCCCGAACACGGAGCCGGTGAAGCGGGTAGCCGCGCCACCGCAACCAGCACCGAAAGACCGCACGCCGCAGCTTGTCGCATTCGGCGGCATCACGGTGCTCGGATTGGCCGTAGGCGCCGCCGCGATCACGGCGCGCCGCAGAAAGGAGACCACCCTGTGA
- the eccD gene encoding type VII secretion integral membrane protein EccD translates to MANAVIPIVRIAVLAESRLTEIAVPADLPLREILPTVQRLVVPSVSDEVDGSGDDTALDRLTLAPIGGAPFSLDASLDTVGVVDGDLLALQPVPAGPSAPGIVEDIADAAVIFSGSRRKPWEQGHVRAGALATIVGLIVLATALAVTHRLATGAPTGLIAVGAVAALTALTALVVRPPHNSVLSIAALAPIAAALTLAVPGPFGPAQVTLGAAGVAAWSLIVVVGSRRDLGFFTATSVVGAGVALAAAVETLWALPLSSIGGGLVVLALLLTVSAPHLSALWARFPLPAIPAPGDPTPSAPSLRVLEDLPRRVAAGEQYQTGFIAGGVLLGALGAFAIAARPEAAPSWGWYVVIASVAAAALRARVWDSVAGKSWLLAQPFLVATALAVLYAATGRYLAALIAVAAFAGLAAVWVLAAAVPAVADPHSYSLPVRRLVGFLASGLDASLIPAVAYFVGIFSWALNR, encoded by the coding sequence ATGGCCAACGCTGTGATACCGATTGTGCGGATAGCCGTCCTGGCCGAGAGCCGGCTGACGGAGATCGCTGTGCCCGCCGACCTGCCGCTACGCGAAATCCTGCCCACCGTTCAGCGACTGGTGGTGCCGTCCGTCTCCGATGAGGTTGACGGCAGCGGCGACGACACCGCCCTCGACCGGCTCACCCTCGCGCCGATCGGTGGTGCACCGTTCAGCCTGGACGCCAGCCTGGACACCGTCGGCGTGGTCGACGGGGACCTGTTGGCCCTGCAGCCGGTGCCCGCGGGGCCGTCTGCGCCGGGGATCGTCGAAGACATCGCCGACGCCGCGGTGATCTTCTCAGGCTCCCGGCGCAAGCCCTGGGAACAGGGGCATGTCCGGGCGGGGGCATTGGCGACAATCGTCGGATTGATTGTGTTGGCAACGGCTCTGGCGGTGACACATCGGTTGGCGACCGGAGCCCCTACGGGGTTGATCGCCGTCGGCGCAGTCGCCGCGCTCACCGCACTGACCGCGCTGGTCGTTCGTCCACCGCACAACTCAGTGTTGTCGATCGCCGCGCTGGCACCCATCGCCGCGGCGCTGACCTTGGCGGTGCCGGGGCCGTTCGGGCCCGCACAGGTAACGCTGGGTGCCGCCGGCGTTGCGGCGTGGTCGTTGATCGTTGTCGTCGGTTCGCGCCGTGATCTCGGATTCTTCACTGCGACGAGCGTGGTCGGCGCCGGCGTCGCGCTGGCGGCCGCGGTCGAGACGTTATGGGCGCTGCCACTGAGCAGCATCGGCGGGGGACTGGTCGTACTGGCCCTGCTGCTCACCGTCTCGGCCCCGCATCTGTCCGCGCTGTGGGCGCGGTTCCCGCTGCCCGCCATCCCGGCACCGGGCGATCCGACCCCGTCGGCTCCGTCACTGCGCGTGCTCGAGGATCTGCCTCGCCGGGTGGCGGCCGGCGAGCAGTACCAGACCGGATTCATCGCCGGTGGAGTGCTGCTCGGTGCTCTCGGTGCGTTCGCGATCGCCGCTCGACCGGAAGCCGCCCCGTCGTGGGGGTGGTACGTGGTCATCGCCAGCGTGGCCGCCGCCGCGCTCCGTGCCCGGGTATGGGATTCGGTGGCCGGGAAATCCTGGTTGCTGGCCCAGCCTTTCCTGGTGGCGACGGCGCTGGCCGTGCTCTACGCTGCGACCGGCCGCTACCTGGCCGCGTTGATCGCAGTAGCGGCGTTCGCCGGTTTGGCAGCGGTATGGGTGCTGGCCGCTGCGGTTCCGGCAGTCGCTGATCCACACAGCTATTCGCTGCCGGTGCGTCGACTGGTCGGCTTCCTCGCCTCCGGTCTGGACGCATCGCTGATCCCTGCGGTCGCCTACTTCGTCGGCATCTTCAGCTGGGCGCTCAATCGATGA
- the eccCa gene encoding type VII secretion protein EccCa, whose translation MSRLIFEARRRLPVPPVDRGAITVEAPPELPRLVPASFLQRALPVVIVALIVGMVIAMVATGMRLVSPVMLFFPFALLVAAAGIYRGGDKKTRTVEIDAERADYLRYLSVVRDNIRGAAAKQRAAAEWSHPDPVDLVAAPGSRRQWERDPHDEDFLVVRVGRHAVPLASAVRVADIADEIDLEPVSHSALRSLLDTQRTVRDVPVGLDVAKVSRVTVLGEGEDGADEVRAALRAWVAQAVTWHDPTVLGVALASPELESPAWSWLKWLPHADIAGSVDGVGPARYLASTAAELVGLLAPELASRPAFTGEAGETARHLLVIVDDPDFDVAGSVLGAARAGVTVVQRAAVAPHREQYADPERPILRVTAGGVALDRWQGGAGWQRWVDAADSLGAAEAAHVARRLSRWDSNPTHAGLRSAGTRGATFTTLLGIADASRLDVPALWAPRSREEELRVPIGVTATGEPLYFDLKDEAEGGMGPHGLMIGMTGSGKSQTLMSILLSLLTTHSADRLIVIYADFKGEAGADIFRHFPQVVAVISNMAEKKSLADRFADTLRGEVARRELLLREAGRRVQGSAFNSVTEYEAAIAAGHDLAPIPTLFIVADEFTLMLADHPEYAELFDYVARKGRSFRIHILFASQTLDVGKIKDIDKNTSYRIGLKVASPSVSRQIIGVEDAYHIESGKEHKGEGFLVPAPGAAPIKFRSTYVDGIYDPPRQARSVVMHALPEPKLFTAAAVDSGAETVVVGEAEDEVLGPPRKLIATIGDQLAGYGPQAPPLWLPPLDEPIPLAQTLAGAGIGARQLRWPLGEIDKPFDMRRDPLVFDARSASGNLLIHGGPKSGKTTALQTFILSAAQLHSPREVSFYVLDYGGGQLRALQDLAHVGSVASGLEPERIRRTFGELEQLLTARQQREAFRDGSIGALNDGYGEVFLVIDNLYAFSRDNTDAFNTRNPLLAKVTELVNVGLAYGIHVVVTTPSWLEVPLAMRDGLGMRLELKLHDARDSNVRVAGALTRPAEAVPANQPGRGLTMAAEHFLIAQPDLGQIAAINARHPRLAAPPVRLLPTNLAPEEVGPIYPAPERIVIGVREEDLAPVQVDFTANPLLLVLGDAKSGKTTLLRHIIRTVREHSSGEQVAFTVIDRRLHLVDEPLFDDNEYTANVDRVIPAMLGLSALIGSRRPPAGLSAADLAAWRYEGHTHYLLIDDVDAIPDSPALTGPYAGQRPWTTLIELLSQAGDLGLRVIVTGRATGSGHALMTNTLLRRLNDLQATTLMLSGNPADSGKIRGQRFARLPAGRAILLNDNDEPTYLQLVNPHFSPTLTR comes from the coding sequence ATGAGTCGTTTGATTTTTGAGGCGCGTCGTCGGTTGCCGGTGCCGCCGGTGGATCGGGGTGCGATCACGGTGGAGGCGCCGCCGGAGTTGCCGCGGTTGGTGCCGGCGTCGTTTTTGCAGCGGGCGTTGCCGGTGGTGATCGTGGCGTTGATTGTGGGCATGGTGATTGCCATGGTCGCGACGGGGATGCGGTTGGTGTCTCCGGTGATGTTGTTCTTCCCGTTTGCGTTGTTGGTGGCGGCGGCGGGGATTTATCGGGGTGGGGATAAGAAGACTCGCACCGTTGAGATCGATGCTGAGCGGGCTGATTATCTGCGGTATCTGTCGGTGGTTCGGGACAATATTCGCGGGGCGGCGGCTAAGCAGCGGGCGGCGGCGGAGTGGTCGCATCCGGATCCGGTGGATTTGGTGGCGGCGCCGGGTTCGCGGCGGCAGTGGGAGCGCGATCCGCACGACGAGGATTTCCTGGTGGTGCGGGTAGGCCGGCATGCGGTGCCGTTGGCCAGTGCGGTGCGGGTGGCCGATATCGCCGATGAGATTGATCTGGAGCCGGTCTCGCATTCGGCGTTGCGGTCGTTGTTGGACACCCAGCGCACGGTGCGTGATGTGCCGGTGGGGCTGGATGTGGCGAAGGTGTCGCGGGTCACGGTGCTCGGTGAGGGTGAGGACGGCGCTGATGAGGTGCGGGCGGCGTTGCGGGCGTGGGTGGCTCAGGCGGTGACGTGGCATGACCCGACGGTGTTGGGGGTGGCGTTGGCGTCGCCGGAGTTGGAGTCGCCGGCGTGGTCGTGGTTGAAGTGGTTGCCGCATGCCGATATCGCCGGCTCTGTCGATGGGGTGGGCCCGGCCCGCTACCTGGCTTCGACTGCTGCGGAGTTGGTGGGGTTGTTGGCGCCGGAGTTGGCGTCGCGTCCGGCGTTCACCGGTGAGGCGGGTGAGACGGCACGGCATCTGCTGGTCATTGTCGATGACCCGGATTTCGATGTGGCGGGTTCGGTGTTGGGGGCCGCGCGGGCCGGGGTGACGGTGGTGCAACGGGCGGCGGTGGCGCCGCATCGCGAGCAGTACGCCGATCCCGAACGCCCGATCCTGCGGGTCACCGCCGGTGGGGTGGCGTTGGATCGGTGGCAGGGTGGGGCCGGCTGGCAGCGTTGGGTCGATGCCGCGGACTCGTTGGGGGCGGCGGAGGCTGCGCATGTGGCGCGGCGGTTGTCGCGCTGGGATTCCAATCCGACGCATGCCGGGTTGCGGTCGGCGGGCACGCGGGGGGCGACGTTCACCACGTTGTTGGGGATCGCCGATGCCTCGCGGTTGGATGTGCCGGCGTTGTGGGCGCCGCGTAGCCGCGAGGAGGAGTTGCGGGTTCCGATCGGGGTGACCGCGACCGGTGAGCCGTTGTACTTCGATCTCAAGGATGAGGCCGAGGGCGGGATGGGCCCGCACGGGTTGATGATCGGCATGACCGGCTCAGGTAAGTCGCAGACGTTGATGTCGATCCTGTTGTCGTTGTTGACCACGCATTCGGCCGATCGGCTGATCGTGATCTACGCCGACTTCAAGGGGGAGGCCGGCGCGGACATCTTCCGGCATTTCCCGCAGGTGGTGGCGGTCATCTCGAATATGGCCGAGAAGAAGTCCCTAGCCGATCGGTTCGCCGACACCTTGCGTGGGGAGGTGGCGCGCCGCGAGTTGTTGCTGCGTGAGGCCGGCCGGCGGGTGCAGGGCAGTGCGTTTAACTCGGTGACCGAGTATGAGGCGGCGATCGCGGCCGGCCATGATCTGGCGCCGATCCCGACGTTGTTCATCGTGGCCGATGAGTTCACGTTGATGCTGGCCGATCACCCGGAGTATGCGGAGTTGTTCGACTATGTGGCCCGCAAGGGCCGCTCGTTCCGGATCCATATTCTGTTCGCGTCGCAGACTTTGGATGTCGGCAAGATCAAAGACATCGACAAGAACACCTCGTATCGGATCGGGTTGAAGGTCGCGAGCCCGAGTGTGTCGCGGCAGATCATCGGTGTCGAGGACGCCTATCACATCGAGTCGGGTAAAGAGCACAAAGGTGAGGGCTTTTTGGTGCCCGCTCCGGGGGCGGCGCCGATCAAGTTCCGCTCCACCTATGTCGATGGGATCTATGACCCGCCGCGCCAGGCACGGTCGGTGGTGATGCATGCCCTGCCGGAGCCGAAGTTGTTCACCGCTGCCGCGGTGGACTCCGGTGCGGAGACGGTGGTGGTCGGTGAGGCCGAGGATGAGGTGCTGGGTCCGCCCCGCAAGCTGATCGCCACCATTGGGGATCAGTTGGCCGGGTATGGGCCGCAGGCCCCGCCGTTGTGGTTGCCGCCGCTGGATGAGCCGATTCCGCTGGCGCAGACTTTGGCCGGGGCGGGCATCGGGGCGCGGCAGCTGCGCTGGCCGTTGGGGGAGATCGACAAGCCGTTCGACATGCGTCGGGACCCGCTGGTCTTCGATGCCCGCTCCGCGTCGGGCAACCTGCTGATTCACGGGGGCCCCAAGTCGGGCAAGACCACCGCGTTGCAGACGTTCATTCTGTCGGCCGCGCAGCTGCATTCCCCGCGGGAGGTCAGTTTCTATGTCCTCGATTACGGCGGCGGGCAGCTGCGGGCCCTGCAGGATCTGGCCCATGTGGGCAGTGTCGCCTCGGGGCTGGAGCCTGAGCGGATCCGGCGGACCTTCGGTGAACTCGAGCAACTGCTGACCGCCCGTCAGCAGCGGGAAGCGTTCCGTGACGGCAGTATCGGTGCCCTCAACGACGGTTACGGTGAAGTGTTCTTGGTCATCGACAACCTGTATGCGTTCAGCCGCGACAACACCGATGCGTTCAACACCCGCAACCCGTTGCTGGCCAAGGTGACCGAGCTGGTCAACGTCGGGCTGGCCTACGGCATCCACGTGGTGGTCACCACCCCCAGTTGGCTGGAGGTGCCCTTGGCGATGCGTGACGGGCTGGGTATGCGTCTGGAACTCAAACTCCACGACGCCCGCGACAGCAATGTGCGGGTCGCCGGGGCGTTGACGCGGCCCGCGGAGGCGGTGCCGGCCAACCAGCCCGGCCGGGGTCTGACCATGGCCGCTGAGCACTTCTTGATCGCCCAACCCGATCTGGGCCAGATCGCGGCGATCAATGCCCGCCATCCCAGGCTGGCCGCACCCCCGGTGCGTCTGCTGCCGACCAACCTGGCCCCCGAGGAGGTCGGCCCGATCTACCCGGCACCGGAACGCATCGTCATCGGGGTCCGCGAAGAGGACCTGGCCCCGGTGCAGGTGGACTTCACCGCCAACCCGTTGCTGCTGGTGCTCGGGGATGCCAAGTCCGGCAAGACCACCTTGTTGCGGCACATCATCCGCACCGTGCGGGAGCACTCCAGCGGCGAGCAGGTGGCGTTCACCGTCATCGATCGGCGCCTGCATCTGGTCGACGAACCGCTGTTCGACGACAACGAGTACACCGCCAATGTGGATCGGGTGATCCCGGCGATGCTGGGCCTCTCAGCGTTGATCGGCTCCCGGCGGCCCCCGGCCGGTTTGTCGGCGGCGGATCTGGCCGCCTGGCGCTATGAAGGTCACACCCATTACCTGCTCATCGACGATGTCGACGCCATCCCCGACAGCCCGGCCCTGACCGGGCCCTACGCCGGGCAGCGGCCGTGGACCACCCTGATCGAACTGCTCTCCCAAGCAGGCGATCTCGGGTTGCGGGTCATCGTCACCGGCCGGGCCACCGGCTCCGGGCATGCCCTGATGACCAACACGCTGCTGCGGCGCCTCAACGACCTGCAGGCCACCACCCTGATGCTGTCGGGCAACCCCGCCGACAGCGGCAAGATCCGCGGCCAACGCTTCGCCCGCCTGCCCGCAGGCCGCGCAATCCTGCTCAACGACAACGACGAACCCACCTACCTACAACTAGTCAACCCGCACTTCAGCCCAACCTTGACGCGCTAG